A segment of the Streptomyces sp. ITFR-21 genome:
ACATCGCCCGCGATGCCCTCCTCGTGCAGGCGCCGTTCGGCGTCCACCAGAAGACCTTCGAGGATGCGTTCGCCGGCCTTGTCGTGCGTGACGAGTTCGGCGACGTTGTCGCACTCCGGAGTGGCGTACTCCGGGTGCGAGCCGACGTCGAGGTAGAGGCGGGCACCGTTGCGGAGGAAAACATTGCTGCTTCGGCCCCATGACACGACACGGCGGAAGAGGTACCGCGCCACCTCGTCAGGGGACAGACGCCGCTGTCCCCTGAACGTGCATGTGACGCCGTACTCGTTCTCCAGCCCGAAAATGCGGCGGTCCATGTCTGAACATTACGCCTGATGCGTGGTGCTGAAACGGGGTTCGACCCCACCGTTTCGATCTTTTTCCGGCCGGGTTTCGAGGTTTGGAACGGTCAGGATTCGCCCGGTGAGCAGCAGTACGAGCATGGCGGCCGCCCCGCTGACGGCGCTGACGGCGAATCCGGCGCTCGTTCCGCCATCCTGGGCGACCAGGCCCGCCAGCGCCGTACCGAGGGCCGCGCCGACGCCCATCGCGGTCACGATCCAGGAGAACGCCTCGGTGACCGTGCCCGCCGGGGCGTGCCGGTCCACGACGAGGAAGGCGCAGGCCAGCGTGGGCGCGAGGAAGAAACCGGACAGGGCGGCCAGCGGCAGCATCCAGCCGAGGCCCGGGGCCGGCAGCAGCGGGGGATAGCAGGCGGCCAGCCCCAGGGACAGCAGCCGCAGCCGCCGCTCCGGGACGCCCGTCCAGACCCGGGCGCCGTAGCCGAGGCCGCCGGCCAGCGCCCCGGCGCCGTTGGCCGCCAGGACGTACGCGGTGGCCGGGTCGCCGCCGTGCGCGTCCCCGTAGGCGACCGCGGCCAGCGACAGGGCGCCGAGCGCGACGCCGATGAAGAGGCAGGCGCCCAGCAGGACGGCCAGGCCGCGGGAGCGCAGCGCGCCCAGCCAGTGCGCCTCGCGGGCCGCCGCCCGCCAGCGCCGGGAGGGCGCGGAGGTGACCACGACCAGGGTCCCGGCGACGCCGAGCAACCCGGTGAGAACCACCGCGGCGGCCTCGGAGGCGGCGGCCACCGTGAGGGTGACCAGGAGCGGCCCGACGGTGAAGAGCACCTCCTGGGCGGCGGCGTCCAGCGCGTACGCCTTCTGCACCTGCTCCTCGTGGCGTAGCACGGCGGGCCACAGCGCCCGCAGGCCGCCCTCCAGCGGCGGGGTCGCCACCCCGGCGAGGACCACGGCCAGCACCGCGACGGGCAGCGGCCGCGGCCCGTTGACGGCCAGCAGCGCGAATCCGGCGGCCGACAGCAGCGCGGCGGCTGTCATCACCCGCGGCTGCCCCCGCCGGTCCACCGCCCGCCCCAGCAGCGGCTGCCCGATCGCCACGGCCAGCCCGTAGAGCGCGGACAGCGTCCCGGCCAGCCCGTATCCCGAGCCCTGCGAGCGCAGGAACAGCACGATGGCCAGCGCCGACATCGCGTTCGGCAGCCGCCCCAGCAGGGTCCCGGCGAGCAGCCGGGCGGCGTGCCGGGCCCGCAGCAGGTCGCCGTATCCGGTAGCCGCCATGCTTCCCCCGCCTCAGTGTTACGTATAACGTCAGGTGGTCATACGTACCATGGCGCCAGCCCGGGGTCCACCCGTACGGCGGAGGCGCCCGGCCGTGAGCAGACCGAAGCAGACCGATTCGCCCCCCGTCCATCCGCAAGCGAGCGGAACGGGCCCGGTGGGCGGGACCGGCGGAGCCGGACGGAGGGAGCGGGCAACGGTGACCGGGAGCACTCGGCCGACCTCGCGGGACGTGGCGCGGGCCGCCGGCGTGTCGCAGGCGACGGTGTCGCTGGTGCTGGGCGGCAAGTGGCCGGGCCGGGTGTCGGAGCGTACCGCGGCCGCGGTACGGGAGGCGGCCGGCGAACTGGGCTACCGGCCGAACCTGGCGGCGCGCAACCTGCGGCTCGGCCGGACCAGGACCGCGCTTCTGGTGGTGCCGGCGCTCACCAACGAGTACTTCGCCCGGATCTACACCGGGGCCGCCCGGGTGGCGGCCGAACACGGCTTCGGCGTGGTGCTCTACCCCTCCCCCGAGGGCGTGGGGCCGGCCCGGGACCCGTTCGGCTCGGCGCGGGCGGCGATCGACGGGGTGATCGCCTCCTCGATGGCCGCCGACGCGCTCGCCGGCATCGGCGACGGGCTGCCGCTGGTGATGCTCGACAGCGACCCGGACGCGCCCGGCGGCGCCCCGACGGTGAACCTGGCCGTCGCCGACGGCATCCGCCAGGTCGCCCGGCATCTGCTGGCGCTCGGCCACCGGCGGTTCGTCCACCTGGCCGGGGAGGTGGACGCCTGGACCTTCCGGGTCCGCGCGTCGGCCGTCGCGGCCGAACTGGACCGGGTGCCCGGAGCCGTACTGCTGCACACCGAGCGCTCGGCGCTGGAGGTGGCCGCCGCCCGGGACGCGGTGCTGCGCGCCCTGGCCCGGCCCGGTCCGCGCCCCACCGCGCTGCTGTGCGACGACGACATCCTGGCGGCCGGCGCCTGCAAGGCGCTGCGGGGCCTGGGGCTGGCCGTCCCGGGCGAGCTGTCGGTCTCCGGCTTCGACGACCTCTCGCTGGCCACCGCGATGGATCCCGAGCTGACGACGGTACGGCTGCCGGCGGAGGAGGTCGGCGCGGCCGGGATGACCGCGCTGCTGGCCCTGCTGGGCGGGGTCCCGGCGCCGGGCGGCGAGCTGCCGGTCCGCCTGGTGCCGCGGGCCTCCACCGGTCCGGCCCCCCGCTGAGCCGCCCGGGGCCCCTCCCGGCGCCGGAGCCGCCCGCTCCCCCCTCCCTGGCGCCGGTCCCTCCCGGCGGGCGGCGAGCGGGAAGGAGCGAGGGGGGAGAACGGGCGGTGCCCCGGCAACCGCTGCCGGGGCACCGTACGCCTGGGAGGTCGGGCCCGGGGGCCTACTGCTCCTCTTCGTCCGAGGGGTCGTCGGTCTTGGCGGTGGCCGCGCTCTCCGTCTCCAGCAGCCGGGAGAGCTGGCGGCCCAGGATGCGCTTGAACTTCCGCTGCTGCGGCCGGGTGCGGTCCAGCACCGCGACCTCCAGCTGCTCGGCGGTGAGCTGCCGGTCGCCGCCGTTGGTGTCGCGGCTGAGGGACTCCACCGCCAGCGCCAGCGCCTCCGCGAGGGTCATCCCGTCCCGGTGCCGCTGGTCGAGGTAGCTGCCGATCTGGTCGGAGTTGCCGCCGACCGCGACCGCACCGTGCTCGTCCACGATCGAGCCGTCGTGCGGCAGCCGGTAGATCTGGTCGTCCTCGGGGGCCGAACCGACCTCCGCGACGATCAGCTCCACCTCGTAGGGCTTCTCGCCGACACTGGAGAAGATGGTGCCCAGCGTCTGGGCGTAGACGTTGGCCAGCCCGCGGGCCGTCACGTCCTCGCGGTCGTAGGTGTAGCCGCGCAGGTCGGCGTAGCGGACGCCGCCGATCCGCAGGTTCTCGAACTCGTTGTACTTGCCGACCGCCGCGAAGGCGATCCGGTCGTAGATCTCGCTGACCTTGTGCAGCGCGCGGGAC
Coding sequences within it:
- a CDS encoding LacI family DNA-binding transcriptional regulator translates to MTGSTRPTSRDVARAAGVSQATVSLVLGGKWPGRVSERTAAAVREAAGELGYRPNLAARNLRLGRTRTALLVVPALTNEYFARIYTGAARVAAEHGFGVVLYPSPEGVGPARDPFGSARAAIDGVIASSMAADALAGIGDGLPLVMLDSDPDAPGGAPTVNLAVADGIRQVARHLLALGHRRFVHLAGEVDAWTFRVRASAVAAELDRVPGAVLLHTERSALEVAAARDAVLRALARPGPRPTALLCDDDILAAGACKALRGLGLAVPGELSVSGFDDLSLATAMDPELTTVRLPAEEVGAAGMTALLALLGGVPAPGGELPVRLVPRASTGPAPR
- a CDS encoding MFS transporter, whose product is MAATGYGDLLRARHAARLLAGTLLGRLPNAMSALAIVLFLRSQGSGYGLAGTLSALYGLAVAIGQPLLGRAVDRRGQPRVMTAAALLSAAGFALLAVNGPRPLPVAVLAVVLAGVATPPLEGGLRALWPAVLRHEEQVQKAYALDAAAQEVLFTVGPLLVTLTVAAASEAAAVVLTGLLGVAGTLVVVTSAPSRRWRAAAREAHWLGALRSRGLAVLLGACLFIGVALGALSLAAVAYGDAHGGDPATAYVLAANGAGALAGGLGYGARVWTGVPERRLRLLSLGLAACYPPLLPAPGLGWMLPLAALSGFFLAPTLACAFLVVDRHAPAGTVTEAFSWIVTAMGVGAALGTALAGLVAQDGGTSAGFAVSAVSGAAAMLVLLLTGRILTVPNLETRPEKDRNGGVEPRFSTTHQA
- the prcA gene encoding proteasome subunit alpha, whose protein sequence is MSTPFYVSPQQAMADRAEYARKGIARGRSVVVLQYTDGIVFVAENPSRALHKVSEIYDRIAFAAVGKYNEFENLRIGGVRYADLRGYTYDREDVTARGLANVYAQTLGTIFSSVGEKPYEVELIVAEVGSAPEDDQIYRLPHDGSIVDEHGAVAVGGNSDQIGSYLDQRHRDGMTLAEALALAVESLSRDTNGGDRQLTAEQLEVAVLDRTRPQQRKFKRILGRQLSRLLETESAATAKTDDPSDEEEQ